One window of Burkholderia vietnamiensis LMG 10929 genomic DNA carries:
- a CDS encoding SOS response-associated peptidase family protein: MCTHYRAPGEDPGISELRIGIGDLFDREPWAPDVYPDHAAPIARADGDGLAVVSAVFGFWPKFMQPERVDENGRRKRKLDTVNARAETVGSSRLYGNAWRNGQRCLIPVRWIYEPCYETGRNVWHRIGLAGWQAYCVAGIWRRYVSADGRERIGMAMLTVDADGHPLFARMHRPGDDTRGVVILRRDDYDEWLHARDVEAVRLMLALLPADEMDAAPEPPLPPPAGA, from the coding sequence ATGTGCACCCACTACCGTGCTCCCGGCGAAGACCCGGGCATCAGCGAGCTGCGAATCGGCATCGGCGATCTGTTCGACCGCGAGCCGTGGGCACCCGACGTCTATCCCGATCACGCGGCGCCGATCGCACGCGCCGACGGCGACGGGCTCGCGGTCGTCAGCGCGGTGTTCGGCTTCTGGCCGAAGTTCATGCAGCCCGAACGCGTCGACGAGAATGGCCGCAGGAAACGCAAGCTGGACACGGTCAACGCGCGTGCGGAGACGGTCGGCTCGTCGCGGCTCTACGGCAACGCCTGGCGCAACGGGCAGCGCTGTCTGATCCCGGTGCGCTGGATCTACGAACCCTGTTACGAGACGGGCCGCAACGTGTGGCACCGGATCGGCCTGGCCGGCTGGCAGGCGTACTGTGTCGCCGGCATCTGGCGACGCTACGTAAGCGCCGACGGCCGCGAGCGCATCGGCATGGCGATGCTCACGGTCGACGCCGACGGCCATCCGCTGTTCGCGCGCATGCATCGGCCCGGCGACGACACGCGCGGCGTCGTGATCCTGCGCCGCGACGACTACGACGAATGGCTGCATGCGCGCGACGTCGAAGCCGTGCGGCTCATGCTGGCGCTGCTGCCCGCCGACGAGATGGACGCCGCGCCGGAACCGCCTCTGCCGCCGCCCGCCGGCGCTTGA
- a CDS encoding flavin reductase family protein produces MTHPTYHYYEPSQGHGLPHDPLNAIVGPRPIGWISSRGSDGTVNLAPYSFFNAFNYHPPIIGFSSTTAKDSLRNVRETGEFVWNLATRDLAERMNRTCAAVPYGVNEFELGGLTAIASRLVDVPRVAESGVNFECKVTDVVPLRDHRGGETSATLVLGEVVAVHIRDDLLKDGIFDTFGAGIILRAGGPTAYVHVTPDSRFDLARPDA; encoded by the coding sequence ATGACGCACCCGACCTACCACTATTACGAACCCTCGCAAGGCCACGGCCTGCCGCACGATCCGCTGAACGCAATCGTGGGCCCGCGCCCGATCGGCTGGATTTCCTCTCGCGGCAGCGACGGCACGGTCAATCTCGCACCGTACAGCTTCTTCAACGCGTTCAACTATCATCCGCCGATCATCGGCTTTTCGAGCACCACGGCGAAGGACAGCCTGCGCAACGTGCGGGAAACCGGCGAGTTCGTCTGGAACCTCGCGACGCGCGATCTCGCCGAGCGGATGAACCGGACCTGCGCCGCGGTGCCGTACGGCGTGAACGAATTCGAACTCGGCGGGCTGACCGCGATTGCGTCGCGTCTCGTCGACGTGCCGCGCGTCGCGGAAAGCGGCGTCAACTTCGAATGCAAGGTCACCGACGTGGTCCCGCTGCGCGATCACCGCGGCGGCGAGACGTCGGCCACGCTGGTGCTCGGTGAAGTCGTCGCCGTCCACATTCGCGACGATCTGCTGAAGGACGGCATCTTCGACACGTTCGGCGCGGGCATCATCCTGCGCGCGGGCGGGCCGACCGCCTACGTGCACGTCACGCCGGACAGCCGTTTCGACCTCGCGCGTCCGGACGCGTGA
- a CDS encoding porin, which produces MNKRWGIIVPAALLATAAHAQSSVTLYGKIEDGINYTSNARGHGTVQLQSGYDYGSRWGIKGTEDLGGGYQAIFQLESGFDVNTGKMSQGGREFGRQAFVGIASDRYGTLTFGRQYDPSVDIFSPLTANGNWTGYLFAHPYDNDNTDYSFRVNNAVKYVSPVWHGITAEAMYGFSNQSGFANNRLYGAALQYQQGGLTVGASYLKINNAHNGDSNGAITGDNTFDASSQQNIGIGVNYAFANALIGFTYSHVDVYDPTANAYFTGTTQPAGGSWNAWKFDNFEVNGLYHFTPALYLGAAYTYTQARVSSTVGSFNPKWHQLSTKLNYDMSKRTSVFVEGVYQHAMNAHTGTDFDYAYVPGAADISSGPNQYVVRVALLHHF; this is translated from the coding sequence ATGAACAAGCGTTGGGGGATCATCGTGCCCGCCGCATTGCTTGCCACGGCCGCGCATGCGCAAAGCAGCGTTACGCTGTACGGCAAGATCGAGGACGGCATCAACTACACGAGCAACGCACGCGGCCACGGGACCGTGCAGTTGCAAAGCGGCTACGACTACGGCAGCCGCTGGGGCATCAAGGGCACCGAAGACCTCGGCGGCGGCTATCAGGCCATCTTCCAGCTCGAGAGCGGCTTCGACGTCAACACCGGCAAGATGAGCCAGGGCGGCCGCGAATTCGGCCGCCAGGCGTTCGTCGGCATCGCGTCGGACCGTTACGGCACCTTGACGTTCGGCCGCCAGTATGACCCGAGCGTCGACATCTTCTCGCCGCTCACGGCCAACGGCAACTGGACCGGCTATCTGTTCGCGCACCCGTACGACAACGACAACACCGACTACTCGTTCCGCGTCAATAACGCCGTCAAGTACGTGTCGCCGGTGTGGCACGGCATCACCGCGGAAGCGATGTACGGGTTCAGCAACCAGTCCGGCTTTGCGAACAACCGTCTGTACGGCGCCGCGCTGCAATACCAGCAGGGCGGGCTGACGGTCGGCGCGTCGTACCTGAAGATCAACAACGCACACAACGGCGATTCGAACGGCGCGATCACTGGCGACAACACGTTCGACGCGTCGTCGCAACAGAACATCGGCATCGGCGTGAACTATGCGTTCGCGAACGCGCTGATCGGCTTCACGTACTCGCACGTCGACGTCTACGACCCGACCGCCAACGCATACTTCACCGGCACGACGCAGCCGGCCGGCGGCAGCTGGAACGCGTGGAAATTCGACAACTTCGAAGTGAACGGCCTCTATCACTTCACGCCCGCGCTGTACCTCGGCGCGGCCTACACGTACACGCAGGCGCGCGTGTCGTCGACGGTCGGCTCGTTCAATCCGAAGTGGCACCAGCTGAGCACGAAGCTCAACTACGACATGTCGAAGCGCACGTCGGTGTTCGTCGAAGGCGTCTATCAGCATGCGATGAACGCCCACACCGGCACCGACTTCGACTACGCGTACGTTCCGGGCGCAGCCGACATCTCGTCGGGCCCGAACCAGTACGTCGTGCGCGTCGCGCTGCTGCATCACTTCTGA
- the tssF gene encoding type VI secretion system baseplate subunit TssF, translating to MDHLLPHYERELSLLRRSVAIFATRYPKIAVRLGISGDHSEDPHVERMLQSFALLAADIGSRLDDNYPEFAEALLGMLYPQFLRTIPACAIAQFDVSDMFDKLTEPSLIARGTELASKTDDCLFRTVYDVTLAPVRISAARYASATAVPSNVVLPTGTTGLLSITFEAARPDFRFEAVPSPLRIHVNGPREIVGAAMDTMTMRTAAAFVENAERRWSTLATPPLGAAGDDQAEKLVDEDDGPPALRLLSEYFAFPKKFDFVDLDLAALAHTAGSSQQLTLHLAICGVHSESWTAQQLKNLSADNLKLFCTPIVNLFRLTSLPLKRNPITNTYPVQSQNTDVAGVEVWSVDSVRATTASSRASIIHPFVSLMHGSSAKPAGPYWILAHHNAASPSGKKETAVSLVGPDGRPATDTGIEQITADVTCSNGSFPHTMRAGAENGDLVNEQGTMVSRIVMLDAPTEVARLSSQGDAAWRLITQFAPHSIELTRTGLAELKRLLRQFTAHSAGHAKLLDGLTNLSHRAKQLWLPGKPMPSFVRGLEVTLTIDEQAFAAISLNAFIGVMDHFFAVHAPATSFVQLVVMSANTGGEIRRCAPRPGTVMLA from the coding sequence ATGGATCATCTGCTTCCGCATTACGAACGAGAACTTTCACTACTGCGCCGATCAGTTGCAATCTTTGCAACGCGCTATCCCAAAATTGCCGTTCGCCTCGGGATTTCCGGGGACCACTCCGAGGATCCCCACGTTGAACGGATGCTGCAGTCGTTCGCTCTCCTCGCCGCGGATATAGGCAGCCGGCTCGACGACAACTATCCGGAATTCGCCGAGGCGCTCCTCGGGATGCTGTATCCCCAGTTTCTTCGAACCATTCCCGCGTGCGCAATTGCCCAGTTCGATGTCTCAGACATGTTCGACAAGCTCACTGAGCCGTCGCTTATTGCCCGCGGCACGGAACTGGCGAGCAAAACGGACGACTGCCTGTTCCGAACCGTATATGACGTAACGTTAGCTCCCGTGCGAATCTCGGCGGCGCGCTACGCGTCTGCAACCGCAGTTCCCTCCAACGTCGTGCTGCCCACCGGCACAACCGGTCTGCTCTCCATCACCTTTGAGGCTGCGCGCCCCGACTTTCGCTTCGAAGCCGTTCCAAGCCCGTTGCGCATCCATGTCAACGGCCCTCGCGAAATCGTCGGTGCGGCAATGGATACGATGACGATGCGCACGGCGGCCGCCTTCGTCGAAAACGCCGAACGTCGCTGGTCAACGCTGGCCACACCGCCGCTCGGCGCCGCCGGCGACGATCAGGCCGAGAAGCTTGTCGACGAAGACGACGGCCCGCCCGCGCTGCGGCTACTGAGCGAATATTTTGCGTTTCCGAAGAAATTCGATTTCGTTGACCTCGATCTCGCCGCGCTCGCGCATACGGCGGGCTCCAGCCAGCAGCTCACTTTGCATCTCGCCATTTGCGGCGTTCATTCAGAGTCGTGGACGGCACAGCAACTAAAAAATCTGTCGGCGGACAATCTGAAGCTCTTTTGCACGCCGATCGTCAACCTGTTTCGGCTTACGTCGCTACCACTCAAGCGGAATCCGATCACGAACACGTATCCCGTGCAATCCCAGAATACGGACGTTGCGGGTGTTGAAGTTTGGTCTGTCGACTCGGTCCGTGCCACGACGGCTAGCTCCAGAGCGAGCATCATCCATCCGTTCGTGTCGCTCATGCACGGCAGTTCCGCCAAGCCGGCCGGCCCCTATTGGATTCTCGCGCACCATAACGCGGCCTCGCCATCGGGAAAGAAGGAAACTGCGGTCAGCTTGGTCGGCCCCGACGGCCGACCGGCAACCGACACCGGAATCGAACAAATAACGGCCGACGTTACCTGTTCGAATGGCAGTTTCCCGCACACGATGCGGGCCGGCGCCGAAAATGGTGATCTGGTGAACGAGCAGGGAACGATGGTTTCACGCATCGTTATGCTGGACGCCCCGACCGAAGTCGCGCGATTGTCGAGCCAAGGCGACGCGGCTTGGCGGCTCATCACGCAGTTTGCCCCACACTCGATCGAATTGACTCGCACCGGGCTTGCCGAGCTGAAACGCCTGCTCCGCCAATTCACTGCTCATTCAGCGGGGCACGCAAAACTGCTCGATGGACTGACGAACCTGAGCCATCGGGCCAAACAACTCTGGCTTCCAGGAAAACCGATGCCGAGCTTCGTACGCGGTCTGGAAGTGACGTTGACGATCGACGAACAAGCGTTTGCGGCCATCAGCTTGAACGCGTTCATCGGCGTGATGGACCACTTCTTCGCTGTGCATGCGCCGGCGACCAGCTTTGTTCAGCTTGTCGTGATGTCGGCGAACACTGGCGGCGAAATTCGACGTTGTGCGCCACGACCAGGCACAGTCATGCTCGCCTGA
- a CDS encoding PAAR domain-containing protein, with translation MMNFIRVGDDTDHGGKVITGSSTMRFDGRFVARKGDEVTCPQHPDVKPNLIEEGDESMTDNGVPIARHGHRATCGCHLISSLT, from the coding sequence ATGATGAATTTCATCCGCGTCGGTGATGATACAGACCACGGCGGCAAGGTGATCACGGGTTCATCGACGATGCGTTTCGACGGCCGTTTCGTTGCTCGCAAGGGGGACGAGGTAACCTGCCCCCAACACCCAGACGTCAAACCGAATTTGATCGAAGAGGGCGATGAATCAATGACGGATAACGGTGTTCCGATTGCCCGGCACGGTCACCGGGCGACCTGCGGGTGTCACCTGATTTCGAGCCTTACCTGA
- a CDS encoding putative type VI secretion system effector: MSLEREYPVQVLRGTISRLKCRRRQQDFVLNDTEHAYMQATAAGAALAGMGAFAIGLVQSSANSEEEADWVEFELDGKQIEGWLWKMPMTDGDEVEIVAEPRPRDRYFAYSVRRVGDDTVAVYPHATRGRTALYRWLMKIMLWFFVPIYALMCFMLSRDAGGIDRTTLVIVLGGAGAFSLLIFWILFYRAYLKMKRFAKLAEVIFSCYGWSDVRRINLVRSSKQMRSENPDLEYGIHYFRYRS; the protein is encoded by the coding sequence ATGAGCTTAGAGCGTGAATACCCAGTTCAGGTATTGCGAGGCACGATCAGCAGGTTGAAGTGCCGACGGCGTCAGCAGGACTTTGTCTTGAATGATACCGAGCATGCTTATATGCAGGCAACGGCCGCAGGTGCTGCGTTGGCCGGCATGGGGGCATTTGCGATCGGATTGGTCCAATCGTCGGCGAATTCCGAGGAGGAAGCTGACTGGGTGGAATTTGAACTCGACGGCAAGCAGATCGAGGGATGGCTCTGGAAGATGCCGATGACAGATGGTGACGAGGTTGAAATTGTTGCGGAACCGAGGCCGCGTGACCGGTACTTTGCGTATTCGGTCCGGAGAGTCGGGGACGATACGGTTGCGGTGTACCCGCATGCGACGAGGGGCAGGACTGCCCTTTATCGATGGCTGATGAAGATCATGCTGTGGTTTTTTGTGCCGATCTACGCCCTAATGTGCTTCATGCTGTCACGTGATGCAGGTGGTATCGACAGGACGACTCTCGTGATAGTGCTCGGCGGGGCAGGTGCCTTTTCTCTATTGATATTCTGGATCTTATTTTATCGCGCTTATCTGAAGATGAAGCGCTTTGCCAAATTGGCTGAAGTCATTTTCTCGTGCTACGGCTGGAGCGACGTACGTAGGATTAATCTGGTGCGTTCGTCGAAGCAGATGAGGTCGGAGAATCCGGATCTCGAATATGGTATTCACTATTTTCGCTATCGTTCGTAA
- a CDS encoding T6SS effector BTH_I2691 family protein: MAANNQKCANCEKTGLPILPVRYAVLPNTIKAKMPAGIVGDRVTNVSLSEHQYGLRTLRDGWLYLFYEVGARGPNYWEVYKVTEDGRLWKQSRPLPSVPTTHPNCALCAIAVPMDVIAIEQPELCTGKVYIAFSQLAWHPRTFDKYEIYADLREQRMQWIEPSKWIATGKDGTGHAVVATESSVNDVLEYMPGLDAKQLRPFDDKERFTADDGSYREDLLAREVSRYPLNIRQASPLSASQSLVKMMVHVGQTDSGGGRATPSNYPPMLFALWDAVGNVHELNGFRNDPVSWLDRYGSQQEVGMKVMALNDIDTAKRIVDSRTKQSLANQEAMAKEAHAMTPLGSATARAGLAAQRTRALAGADAARAKEVNAYYDDLDWMAANNIPGSYQTRLIQIGRFSRAGSASSSAPYLGKYRDEIMNEAREYAKAQPGFHDRNLDGMQKFEWSRYEARLQRKRIEDFRKPYKKLQDAVFKLQETRSDDVGKWLRAKLLVDTLEDYYCDDLSDSFEFEVAVAMAIDGLGSTPKGLTILDDLVGRWKPTDKESIVWRAVAMNHPAGREELGKLLASALEHKDKPLEDDGVKYVVTAVKYIGKLTDYYKKYSKLALETNSAKISYLGAMYKEQGRDVLLMTIGDRVFDKLRINKLGDFVGEKIVQTLFLQRAGLPVEDALALVRKQALYDKVSRSEILQRFRTARTVLVASTKAGPNPTTELYEVWEKLKADNDANAMKELRLGRIAVVAALCELVNFWHLLSEAKDEDTTTKLIKSGASLSASIITITMTPYYGTLKKAVRTMSWKMVGGFLSGAGAFAAAWLDYGATQKKLKSGQYDVMWVLVAKTLLGVASGTAFVIDAISTAAPLFKKLAARSGNRVVIMAVETVASRVAMVASLRVVSMLITWEATIAVFALQALADVLTPNELESWCSRCAFGTGQEAILRVKDHSVEKYADMVEQEKAFDKAMTEMA; encoded by the coding sequence ATGGCAGCAAATAACCAGAAATGTGCCAACTGTGAGAAGACGGGGTTGCCGATCTTGCCGGTGCGGTACGCAGTCTTGCCCAACACGATCAAGGCCAAGATGCCCGCCGGCATCGTCGGCGACCGTGTCACCAATGTTAGCCTCTCCGAGCATCAGTATGGTTTGCGGACCTTGCGCGACGGGTGGCTCTATCTTTTCTACGAAGTAGGTGCACGTGGTCCTAATTACTGGGAAGTGTACAAGGTGACTGAAGACGGTCGGTTATGGAAGCAGTCGCGACCGCTCCCGTCCGTTCCGACGACCCATCCGAACTGTGCATTGTGTGCCATAGCCGTACCGATGGATGTCATCGCGATCGAGCAGCCCGAACTCTGTACGGGCAAGGTCTATATCGCATTCTCGCAACTTGCATGGCATCCACGAACATTCGATAAATACGAGATTTACGCAGACTTGCGTGAACAACGCATGCAATGGATCGAGCCGTCAAAATGGATCGCTACCGGAAAGGATGGGACAGGTCACGCGGTCGTTGCAACTGAGTCGTCAGTTAACGATGTACTCGAGTACATGCCGGGCCTAGACGCAAAACAGTTGCGCCCGTTTGACGACAAGGAGCGCTTTACTGCAGACGATGGTAGCTATCGAGAAGATCTGCTTGCCCGTGAGGTGTCGCGTTATCCTTTGAACATCCGACAGGCATCGCCACTGTCGGCGAGCCAGTCGCTTGTGAAAATGATGGTCCACGTTGGACAAACGGATTCTGGTGGAGGCCGGGCTACTCCGTCGAACTATCCCCCAATGTTGTTCGCTTTGTGGGATGCGGTCGGCAACGTTCACGAACTGAACGGCTTTCGCAACGACCCGGTGTCCTGGCTCGACCGATACGGATCGCAGCAGGAAGTCGGCATGAAAGTGATGGCCCTGAATGACATCGACACGGCCAAACGTATCGTCGATTCGCGTACGAAACAGAGTCTCGCGAACCAGGAGGCCATGGCGAAAGAGGCGCATGCCATGACTCCGCTCGGCTCGGCGACAGCCCGAGCTGGTTTGGCGGCGCAACGCACCAGAGCACTGGCGGGCGCCGATGCTGCGCGTGCCAAGGAGGTCAATGCGTATTATGACGATCTCGACTGGATGGCTGCCAACAACATCCCGGGAAGCTATCAGACGCGTCTTATCCAGATTGGCCGATTTAGCCGCGCGGGCAGCGCGAGTTCAAGCGCGCCTTACCTTGGCAAGTACCGCGACGAAATCATGAACGAAGCGCGTGAATATGCGAAAGCGCAACCCGGCTTCCATGATCGGAATCTGGACGGAATGCAGAAGTTCGAATGGTCTCGATACGAAGCTCGACTTCAGCGCAAGCGCATCGAGGATTTCCGCAAGCCATACAAGAAATTGCAAGACGCGGTGTTTAAATTGCAGGAAACGCGTAGCGACGATGTCGGGAAATGGTTGCGGGCAAAACTTCTTGTGGACACGCTTGAGGACTATTACTGCGACGATCTTAGTGACAGCTTCGAGTTCGAGGTTGCGGTAGCAATGGCAATCGACGGGTTGGGGTCCACACCCAAAGGACTTACGATTCTCGATGATCTGGTGGGGCGTTGGAAGCCGACGGACAAGGAAAGCATAGTGTGGCGAGCGGTCGCCATGAATCATCCCGCAGGCCGCGAGGAACTTGGGAAATTGCTGGCGAGCGCGCTGGAGCACAAGGATAAGCCATTAGAGGACGATGGTGTCAAATATGTCGTAACGGCGGTGAAGTATATTGGAAAACTGACTGACTACTATAAGAAATATTCAAAGTTGGCGCTCGAAACAAACTCGGCGAAGATCTCATACTTGGGGGCAATGTACAAAGAGCAAGGGCGTGACGTTTTGCTCATGACTATCGGTGACCGTGTTTTCGACAAACTCCGAATCAATAAGTTGGGGGATTTTGTCGGGGAGAAGATTGTTCAGACGCTGTTTCTCCAGCGAGCGGGCTTACCGGTCGAGGATGCGCTGGCACTCGTCCGCAAGCAGGCGCTGTATGACAAAGTGAGCCGAAGCGAAATTTTGCAACGCTTTCGTACGGCGCGAACCGTGTTAGTGGCGTCGACAAAGGCGGGGCCGAACCCAACCACCGAGCTGTATGAAGTGTGGGAAAAGTTGAAGGCCGACAATGATGCGAACGCGATGAAGGAGCTTCGTCTGGGTCGTATTGCGGTGGTTGCTGCGCTATGTGAGCTGGTGAACTTCTGGCATCTGTTGTCGGAGGCCAAGGACGAAGATACCACCACCAAATTGATCAAGTCGGGCGCATCGCTCAGTGCGTCGATCATCACAATCACGATGACTCCGTACTACGGGACGCTGAAGAAGGCTGTTCGGACGATGAGTTGGAAGATGGTGGGGGGCTTTTTGTCCGGAGCTGGGGCATTTGCTGCAGCGTGGTTGGACTATGGGGCAACTCAAAAAAAGCTGAAGAGTGGCCAGTATGACGTAATGTGGGTTTTGGTCGCCAAAACGTTGCTGGGCGTCGCCTCCGGCACGGCCTTCGTCATCGACGCCATCAGTACTGCTGCACCGTTATTCAAGAAGTTGGCGGCCCGCTCAGGGAATAGAGTGGTCATCATGGCGGTCGAGACTGTTGCCTCGCGGGTGGCAATGGTTGCATCGCTCCGAGTGGTAAGCATGCTGATTACGTGGGAGGCGACGATTGCGGTGTTTGCACTTCAAGCGCTTGCCGATGTCCTGACCCCGAACGAGTTGGAATCGTGGTGTTCTCGCTGTGCATTTGGCACCGGGCAAGAGGCTATTCTTCGTGTGAAAGATCACAGTGTCGAAAAATACGCGGATATGGTAGAGCAGGAAAAAGCCTTCGATAAGGCAATGACGGAGATGGCATGA
- a CDS encoding DUF4123 domain-containing protein, giving the protein MENSDALGMDDSPEVIAIDAAVSSLRTYFSKRPEMHCYLVVDPSQRDFTNDDEEAQRFRQLKRAIVEVMHDAFPDNHRPYLVELDLNTPEGAGAFAESVRIAFEDRRPMSMAEGLGQRVGGWLASDASLDEVAEHWGRHVLQYNEEGLPCVLRFYDTRALSLIWPVLSQEQQQTLLGPVKVWHALDASAKPRTYSVLAGSRADLSLTTEQWQQIHRHGSVNRALALYAMKVDRQPEPSEIAAAVAAAERAEHYGLFDRDDRVAFVESALAWHPQFDLHPKVLQLLGARAPDKFYTAAVSVLTEQDIVEIRDGAWYERLSASSPR; this is encoded by the coding sequence ATGGAAAACTCAGACGCGCTCGGTATGGACGACTCGCCGGAGGTCATCGCGATAGACGCGGCCGTCAGCAGCTTGCGCACATACTTCAGCAAGCGGCCGGAGATGCACTGCTATCTTGTCGTCGATCCGAGTCAGCGAGATTTCACGAATGACGACGAGGAAGCCCAGCGGTTCCGCCAATTGAAGCGTGCGATCGTGGAGGTGATGCACGATGCGTTTCCTGACAATCACCGGCCATATCTCGTTGAGTTGGACCTTAATACTCCGGAAGGGGCTGGAGCATTTGCGGAGAGTGTGAGGATTGCCTTCGAGGACCGTCGTCCTATGTCAATGGCCGAAGGACTGGGGCAGCGCGTCGGTGGGTGGCTCGCCAGTGACGCATCGTTGGACGAGGTCGCGGAGCATTGGGGCCGCCACGTTTTGCAGTACAACGAGGAAGGGCTGCCGTGTGTGCTGCGCTTCTACGACACGCGAGCCCTTAGTCTGATCTGGCCAGTGCTCTCCCAAGAACAACAGCAGACGCTACTAGGGCCCGTAAAGGTATGGCATGCGCTTGACGCGAGCGCTAAACCTCGCACGTACAGTGTGTTGGCCGGGTCACGTGCCGATCTGTCGTTGACGACCGAGCAGTGGCAGCAGATTCATCGTCACGGATCGGTCAATAGAGCGCTTGCGTTGTATGCCATGAAGGTTGATCGCCAACCGGAACCCTCCGAAATTGCTGCAGCAGTCGCTGCCGCGGAGCGTGCAGAGCACTATGGACTGTTCGACCGGGACGATCGCGTGGCATTTGTCGAGAGTGCTCTAGCATGGCACCCGCAGTTCGACCTACATCCGAAGGTGCTGCAGCTTTTGGGTGCTAGAGCGCCAGACAAGTTTTATACGGCAGCAGTTAGTGTATTGACGGAACAAGACATTGTAGAAATTAGAGACGGTGCTTGGTACGAGCGATTGAGCGCTTCGTCGCCCCGTTGA